One segment of Vicia villosa cultivar HV-30 ecotype Madison, WI unplaced genomic scaffold, Vvil1.0 ctg.001771F_1_1, whole genome shotgun sequence DNA contains the following:
- the LOC131636532 gene encoding protein PTST homolog 3, chloroplastic-like isoform X1, which produces MGTTTTLRLCYFPNCFITHPCGSISNNCMFSSTQHHQTSISLPLSSSTHFHLLASQTNNTTTTRKSRKTDDEICSEIRQFIAEVGLPHDHIPSTKELILHGRNDLANIVRRRGHKKIQDLLTSSLYGDIDSLNTANESVDLLTGQNEKLDVSVDGVMASTEFSHGEEASSGSTLVDSTLSLDKCTSIPVESPATSSVEDGVGELEDYAEEVNNVTEGNFRPTEVTTVDNDCSSSIESLYPNIDSLSSMPTEISGESPFETTLLGNSEREDTSMAKMVGDITFPLSVPSMENHSNTSVKDPDLDTEDEVFTHLEPSIDLLEQKDRSVLEDISDVNLETSSNLSLEERVANFIQNGDLDAVEGVRPHKENNVREPNGNSLTSNQVIPPGKLDQPLRDNHMPHEDPLTHFDKDLDAEAPNVQNQSEINHLKFMLYQKELELTRLKEQIEKEKHALSVLQTKAEEEISKAKKLLSEKDAELLEAEESLSGLKEVLIEFSGDGDVVEVAGSFNGWHHPIKMDPEPSTSVIDHGGSRKSRFWSAMLWLYPGVYEIKFVVDGHWTTDPQRESVRRGHICNNILRVDR; this is translated from the exons ATGGGAACCACAACAACACTGCGACTCTGTTACTTCCCAAACTGCTTCATCACGCATCCATGTGGAAGCATCAGCAACAACTGCATGTTCTCTTCAACGCAACACCACCAAACCTCTATCTCTCTCCCTCTCAGTTCCTCCACTCATTTTCACCTCCTCGCTTCGCAAACCAACAACACCACAACCACACG GAAAAGTCGGAAAACCGATGATGAGATCTGCTCCGAAATTCGTCAATTCATCGCTGAAGTTGGACTTCCTCACGACCACATTCCGTCTACCAAAGAGCTTATACTCCATGGAAG GAATGACCTGGCAAACATTGTTAGACGGAGAGGTCATAAAAAGATTCAGGATCTTCTCACAAGCTCATTATATGGTGACATTGATTCTTTAAACACTGCAAATGAAAGTGTGGATCTATTAACAG GTCAGAATGAGAAACTTGACGTCTCGGTCGATGGTGTCATGGCATCAACTGAATTTTCTCACGGGGAGGAGGCCAGCTCTGGTAGTACGCTGGTCGACTCAACGCTGAGTTTAGATAAATGCACTTCCATCCCAGTAGAATCCCCAGCTACTTCATCAGTGGAGGATGGGGTAGGGGAACTCGAAGATTATGCTGAAGAGGTTAACAACGTGACAGAGGGGAATTTCCGTCCTACTGAAGTGACCACTGTGGATAATGATTGCAGTAGTTCAATAGAAAGTCTTTATCCCAATATTGATAGCCTAAGTTCCATGCCAACTGAAATTTCTGGTGAATCACCATTTGAGACAACGTTGTTAGGAAATTCAGAGCGAGAGGACACTTCAATGGCAAAAATGGTTGGAGATATTACCTTTCCATTGTCAGTTCCTTCCATGGAAAACCATTCCAACACTTCAGTTAAGGATCCTGATCTTGACACTGAAGACGAAGTGTTCACTCATTTGGAACCATCAATTGATTTGTTGGAGCAAAAGGACCGGTCTGTGTTAGAAG ACATCAGTGATGTAAATCTTGAGACTTCGTCCAACTTATCTTTGGAGGAAAGGGTCGCAAATTTTATTCAGAATGGAGATCTAGATGCAGTTGAAG GTGTACGTCCACATAAAGAGAATAATGTCAGGGAACCTAATGGGAACTCACTAACATCCAATCAAGTTATCCCCCCAGGAAAATTGGACCAGCCTCTTCG GGACAATCACATGCCACACGAGGATCCATTAACTCATTTTGACAAGGATTTGGATGCCGAG GCTCCAAATGTACAAAATCAAAGTGAGATAAATCATCTCAAGTTCATGCTG TACCAGAAGGAGTTGGAGTTGACTCGGCTGAAGGAGCAGATTGAGAAGGAAAAG CATGCTTTGTCTGTTTTGCAAACCAAGGCGGAGGAGGAAATCAGCAAAGCCAAAAAACTTTTATCTGAAAAAGATGCAGAGCTGCTTGAAGCTGAAGAAAGTCTTTCAGGGCTTAAGGAG GTTCTTATTGAGTTCTCTGGCGATGGTGATGTCGTGGAGGTAGCTGGAAGCTTCAACGGCTGGCATCACCCAATAAAGATGGACCCTGAACCATCAACTAGTGTTATAGACCATGGTGGATCAAG aaaatccagattttGGTCCGCGATGCTGTGGCTATATCCAGGTGTATATGAG ATAAAATTTGTTGTCGATGGCCACTGGACAACAGATCCTCAACGAGAATCAGTAAGAAGGGGTCACATATGTAACAACATTTTAAGAGTAGATAGATGA
- the LOC131636532 gene encoding protein PTST homolog 3, chloroplastic-like isoform X2 codes for MGTTTTLRLCYFPNCFITHPCGSISNNCMFSSTQHHQTSISLPLSSSTHFHLLASQTNNTTTTRKSRKTDDEICSEIRQFIAEVGLPHDHIPSTKELILHGRNDLANIVRRRGHKKIQDLLTSSLYGDIDSLNTANESVDLLTGQNEKLDVSVDGVMASTEFSHGEEASSGSTLVDSTLSLDKCTSIPVESPATSSVEDGVGELEDYAEEVNNVTEGNFRPTEVTTVDNDCSSSIESLYPNIDSLSSMPTEISGESPFETTLLGNSEREDTSMAKMVGDITFPLSVPSMENHSNTSVKDPDLDTEDEVFTHLEPSIDLLEQKDRSVLEDISDVNLETSSNLSLEERVANFIQNGDLDAVEGVRPHKENNVREPNGNSLTSNQVIPPGKLDQPLRDNHMPHEDPLTHFDKDLDAEAPNVQNQSEINHLKFMLKELELTRLKEQIEKEKHALSVLQTKAEEEISKAKKLLSEKDAELLEAEESLSGLKEVLIEFSGDGDVVEVAGSFNGWHHPIKMDPEPSTSVIDHGGSRKSRFWSAMLWLYPGVYEIKFVVDGHWTTDPQRESVRRGHICNNILRVDR; via the exons ATGGGAACCACAACAACACTGCGACTCTGTTACTTCCCAAACTGCTTCATCACGCATCCATGTGGAAGCATCAGCAACAACTGCATGTTCTCTTCAACGCAACACCACCAAACCTCTATCTCTCTCCCTCTCAGTTCCTCCACTCATTTTCACCTCCTCGCTTCGCAAACCAACAACACCACAACCACACG GAAAAGTCGGAAAACCGATGATGAGATCTGCTCCGAAATTCGTCAATTCATCGCTGAAGTTGGACTTCCTCACGACCACATTCCGTCTACCAAAGAGCTTATACTCCATGGAAG GAATGACCTGGCAAACATTGTTAGACGGAGAGGTCATAAAAAGATTCAGGATCTTCTCACAAGCTCATTATATGGTGACATTGATTCTTTAAACACTGCAAATGAAAGTGTGGATCTATTAACAG GTCAGAATGAGAAACTTGACGTCTCGGTCGATGGTGTCATGGCATCAACTGAATTTTCTCACGGGGAGGAGGCCAGCTCTGGTAGTACGCTGGTCGACTCAACGCTGAGTTTAGATAAATGCACTTCCATCCCAGTAGAATCCCCAGCTACTTCATCAGTGGAGGATGGGGTAGGGGAACTCGAAGATTATGCTGAAGAGGTTAACAACGTGACAGAGGGGAATTTCCGTCCTACTGAAGTGACCACTGTGGATAATGATTGCAGTAGTTCAATAGAAAGTCTTTATCCCAATATTGATAGCCTAAGTTCCATGCCAACTGAAATTTCTGGTGAATCACCATTTGAGACAACGTTGTTAGGAAATTCAGAGCGAGAGGACACTTCAATGGCAAAAATGGTTGGAGATATTACCTTTCCATTGTCAGTTCCTTCCATGGAAAACCATTCCAACACTTCAGTTAAGGATCCTGATCTTGACACTGAAGACGAAGTGTTCACTCATTTGGAACCATCAATTGATTTGTTGGAGCAAAAGGACCGGTCTGTGTTAGAAG ACATCAGTGATGTAAATCTTGAGACTTCGTCCAACTTATCTTTGGAGGAAAGGGTCGCAAATTTTATTCAGAATGGAGATCTAGATGCAGTTGAAG GTGTACGTCCACATAAAGAGAATAATGTCAGGGAACCTAATGGGAACTCACTAACATCCAATCAAGTTATCCCCCCAGGAAAATTGGACCAGCCTCTTCG GGACAATCACATGCCACACGAGGATCCATTAACTCATTTTGACAAGGATTTGGATGCCGAG GCTCCAAATGTACAAAATCAAAGTGAGATAAATCATCTCAAGTTCATGCTG AAGGAGTTGGAGTTGACTCGGCTGAAGGAGCAGATTGAGAAGGAAAAG CATGCTTTGTCTGTTTTGCAAACCAAGGCGGAGGAGGAAATCAGCAAAGCCAAAAAACTTTTATCTGAAAAAGATGCAGAGCTGCTTGAAGCTGAAGAAAGTCTTTCAGGGCTTAAGGAG GTTCTTATTGAGTTCTCTGGCGATGGTGATGTCGTGGAGGTAGCTGGAAGCTTCAACGGCTGGCATCACCCAATAAAGATGGACCCTGAACCATCAACTAGTGTTATAGACCATGGTGGATCAAG aaaatccagattttGGTCCGCGATGCTGTGGCTATATCCAGGTGTATATGAG ATAAAATTTGTTGTCGATGGCCACTGGACAACAGATCCTCAACGAGAATCAGTAAGAAGGGGTCACATATGTAACAACATTTTAAGAGTAGATAGATGA